Proteins encoded in a region of the Rickettsia tillamookensis genome:
- a CDS encoding phosphoethanolamine transferase, whose protein sequence is MLKTIQKHLDTKLIKLSAILAFIYCLLFNTAILIYKFDYYKATIFRGILELSKDFCYIYIFSFIAFFGLSVHKLVLKIGVGFLFITSAIASYYIYFFKINPTKQVIGSFFSTDLNEVYELISIKLVIWIIFCLFTCFYTLKSFAAENSKSFVTKLLSAACLLIFVYNIITPSFKILKNYFPIQYLHNSYLNFAGNFGDKNYTCIDISKQYNFIDKSDKDIIGVLVIGESARFDHFGINGYERDTTPYLKTAQNLTSFKAKSSSNLTYLSVPSLLSRYPASQIENTRQENSFLSILTNLGFNTTWIGTQTLMRSFANFDLSNIYNDVNFTIVPGGSALFSLNDHDEKILPFIKEIITNSEKQFLVVHTSGSHWNYNARYPKEFEYFTPTCPIKVKGDASDCDKLALVNSYDNSILYTDFFLSNLIDLLKDKNAFLLYVSDHGESLGENGYYGHGGPLLAEQITVPLIVWVSDDFKEKYPESVDSIKNYANTEISHDYVFHSILDCLNIDSNIVDKDLSICKSS, encoded by the coding sequence ATGCTAAAAACTATTCAAAAACATTTAGATACGAAATTAATTAAATTATCGGCTATTTTAGCCTTTATTTATTGTTTGTTATTTAATACCGCAATATTGATTTATAAATTTGATTATTATAAAGCAACGATTTTTAGAGGGATATTAGAGCTATCAAAAGATTTTTGTTATATTTATATATTTTCTTTTATAGCATTTTTTGGTCTTAGCGTACATAAATTAGTGTTAAAAATCGGCGTAGGGTTTTTATTTATAACATCCGCTATTGCTAGTTATTACATTTATTTCTTCAAAATCAATCCTACTAAACAAGTAATAGGGAGTTTTTTCTCAACGGATTTAAACGAAGTTTATGAATTAATCAGCATTAAGTTAGTAATATGGATAATTTTTTGCCTTTTTACCTGTTTTTATACTCTCAAATCGTTTGCTGCCGAAAATTCTAAATCATTCGTAACAAAATTATTATCTGCCGCTTGCTTACTTATTTTTGTATATAATATTATTACTCCTTCATTTAAGATACTAAAAAATTACTTTCCCATTCAGTATTTACATAATAGCTACCTTAATTTTGCTGGAAATTTTGGTGATAAAAATTATACATGTATAGATATTAGTAAGCAATATAACTTTATAGATAAGTCAGATAAAGATATTATCGGTGTTTTAGTTATAGGAGAATCGGCAAGATTTGATCATTTCGGTATTAACGGTTATGAAAGAGATACGACTCCTTACTTAAAAACTGCTCAAAATCTAACTTCTTTCAAAGCTAAATCCTCTTCTAATCTTACCTATCTTTCTGTACCGTCATTACTTTCACGTTATCCTGCAAGTCAAATTGAAAATACTAGACAAGAGAACAGCTTTTTATCAATTTTAACAAATCTTGGCTTTAATACTACCTGGATCGGTACTCAAACTTTAATGAGGAGTTTCGCAAATTTTGACCTCAGTAATATATATAATGACGTTAATTTTACTATAGTACCGGGCGGCTCTGCTCTATTTTCTTTAAATGATCATGATGAAAAAATATTACCTTTTATAAAAGAAATAATAACAAACTCAGAGAAACAATTTTTAGTAGTTCACACTTCCGGCAGCCATTGGAACTATAATGCGAGATATCCAAAAGAGTTTGAGTATTTTACCCCTACCTGTCCTATTAAGGTTAAGGGAGATGCAAGTGATTGCGATAAGCTTGCTTTAGTTAACAGTTATGATAATTCAATTTTATACACTGATTTTTTTTTATCTAATTTAATAGATTTGCTTAAAGATAAAAATGCCTTTTTATTATATGTATCCGATCACGGCGAATCGCTAGGAGAAAATGGTTATTACGGTCACGGTGGTCCACTACTTGCAGAACAAATAACAGTGCCGCTTATAGTTTGGGTATCAGATGATTTTAAAGAAAAATATCCTGAATCGGTAGACTCAATTAAAAATTATGCTAATACCGAAATTAGCCATGATTATGTATTTCATTCAATCCTTGACTGTTTAAATATAGATTCCAACATAGTAGATAAAGACTTAAGTATATGTAAGTCTAGTTAA
- the ruvX gene encoding Holliday junction resolvase RuvX, which translates to MIIKNLQEFYPLLIPNAPLIAIDYGSKKLGIALSNQERSIAMPLNTIIEINKKIVITSLLNIIEKYKVCGVVVGLPIDMNGAVTEQTNIVMKFAEELTKSVNLPIYLQDERLTTKAANNFLKSFSVKRKDRNNNDDAVAASMILETVLDSIKNI; encoded by the coding sequence ATGATCATAAAAAATCTTCAAGAATTTTATCCGCTTTTAATACCAAATGCTCCGCTTATCGCTATTGATTACGGAAGCAAAAAATTAGGAATCGCATTATCTAATCAAGAACGTAGTATTGCTATGCCCTTAAACACTATAATTGAGATAAATAAAAAAATCGTTATTACTTCCTTGCTTAATATTATCGAAAAATATAAAGTTTGTGGTGTTGTAGTAGGTCTACCGATTGATATGAACGGAGCAGTAACGGAGCAAACAAATATAGTGATGAAATTTGCAGAAGAATTAACAAAATCTGTAAATTTGCCTATATATTTACAAGATGAAAGACTAACTACAAAAGCTGCAAATAATTTCCTTAAATCATTCAGCGTTAAAAGAAAAGACCGTAATAATAATGATGATGCCGTAGCTGCTAGTATGATTCTTGAAACAGTGCTTGATTCTATAAAAAATATTTAA
- a CDS encoding dTDP-4-dehydrorhamnose reductase family protein gives MKILILGVTGMLGNSMFRFLSQDSKFDVYATARNNSARSYFSKDLSDKLITNVDVENHDSLVEVFNKIKPDAVINCIGLVKQLADANDPLKALPINSLLPHRLANLCKLANSRLIHISTDCVFSGKKGNYKESDFSDCYDLYGRSKFLGEVDYPHAITLRTSIIGHELAGNRSLINWFLSAEGQVKGFEKAIYSGFPTVELARIIRDFVLPNKELHGLYHVASKPINKLELLKLVAEIYNKEIDIIPSDELVIDRSLDATSFNEVTGYTPPEWKELVKRMCEFK, from the coding sequence ATGAAAATATTAATTCTAGGTGTTACCGGTATGCTGGGTAACAGCATGTTTAGGTTTTTAAGTCAGGATAGTAAGTTTGACGTTTATGCGACAGCCCGAAATAATTCCGCTCGTTCTTATTTTTCTAAGGATTTATCCGATAAATTAATTACAAATGTAGATGTTGAGAATCATGATTCATTAGTTGAGGTCTTCAATAAAATAAAACCCGATGCCGTCATAAATTGTATAGGGCTTGTGAAACAACTAGCTGATGCAAACGATCCGTTAAAAGCATTGCCAATAAATAGTTTGTTACCGCATAGGCTAGCTAATTTATGTAAATTAGCTAATTCAAGGTTAATCCATATTAGTACTGATTGTGTATTTTCAGGAAAAAAAGGTAATTATAAGGAAAGCGATTTTTCTGATTGCTATGATCTTTACGGTCGTTCTAAATTCCTTGGCGAAGTAGATTATCCGCATGCTATTACGCTGCGTACTTCTATTATAGGTCATGAGCTAGCAGGTAATAGAAGCTTAATCAATTGGTTTTTAAGTGCAGAAGGGCAGGTGAAAGGTTTTGAAAAAGCTATTTATTCAGGATTCCCGACAGTAGAGCTTGCAAGAATAATAAGGGATTTTGTATTACCGAATAAAGAACTGCATGGGCTTTATCATGTTGCATCAAAACCGATTAATAAGTTAGAATTGTTAAAATTAGTAGCGGAAATATATAATAAAGAAATCGATATTATTCCATCGGATGAGCTTGTGATAGATCGTTCTCTAGATGCTACTAGTTTTAACGAGGTAACGGGATATACGCCTCCTGAGTGGAAGGAGCTTGTAAAGCGTATGTGTGAGTTTAAGTAG